DNA sequence from the Tachysurus fulvidraco isolate hzauxx_2018 chromosome 1, HZAU_PFXX_2.0, whole genome shotgun sequence genome:
atatccacaacaaaatgtgtaaaaagagaccacgagtagTAGTCTCAGGTaatattgcatgtttttcaaaaattctgttattgcacatgttgtttagaatactttattattattattattattattattattacagttaaacagtaacaacagtgtgtaattatagtgactggttcactgggagcagctttgattgtaaagtctaatagcagcaggtaTAAAAGACCGTCTGTATCGCTCCTTAAGACACTTAgcatgtaacagtctgtcactgaaggagctgctcagagatgacaccgtttcatacagggggtgagagtcattctccagcaatgatgtgtagcgattttggctcgcgaagcaaggtaaatatttataagcgactataacgtgttatagtgacttccaaatattttaacctaagttgaaattaacggtactggaattaaggttacgcttatttggtctgttcttccggcgaacaggccgcgtacctttattaattctatgaagtcggtatcttcccggccaagaaagattcactttccttttactgtataccgtaatttaaattaaattaactcaatagagcatgtagttcagaccagatattgcaggtaccttaatttgtgagcgagactcagagacaaatcacctgtggctcaaaattatgacatttaatgaatgagacaaacacaacataaaactaactacacaaacaaacaatatgatagggaaatagggaaaatgaagatgaaaataaaataaaacaaaagaaattaaaattggggaaagggaggaagagactggaaagaaaaactagagaaaggaaggaaaggaatggcaagcttagactcaaaaattaatcacaccctaactgggaaatcatcacagaaacttaaattcaccttaagattcaatgaaagattcctacttaaaattacgcatctaaattggttggtaaaggaaacggttacttgcattggcttactgaacaagagtccggatgcaacagagagatctctgaaaagtcagttagggtggggtcagacgttcttccaagttctcctgaagatcagagcagttgtcgttcttggaagtgaagcttgctggaacttctttgaaggaagatggagtcgtctccaagctgttccgaaagtctgaccacggattagtggtgtttctgacaatttaaaggtcacgaactccacccatctttgggaagatgaccaatacttcggtcaggattttgaagggaaaaactccctttgtttcaggtgtctgtgggcatggtttagctatcaaacttttagatgactttaaagtttgatccagggtgtattaagatggtatggtgccgttcgtgctcaaataaaacacaccagtgcttgaaaaatgagtaaccgataattttgtggtcatttggatactaaacatgaagggtaatgacggtatgaaggcagcggtacattacatacatggatcattaatcaaggcaaagataaaggcaaagaaacaaaaatgaaacatgaacaagatgcactttcattagggaagtaaacagaaaacaatagcttcgtatacattctgacatcagaccttaaagggtcatacggcattagaacaggtatacattaacatgccatgatcagtaagatatgatgatagagtataacggattttaaaatacaatgttgttttctgacacatgaataaaatacacccttgtcaggaaattaaggagcaaataattttaagtcaggcaagccttaaaagaagaaacacattacaaaaagggttataagaatgagaaccttagagtaccttatcttgggttttattagtaaacggaatgtctcattgtgttgtgtgtgtgtgtgtgtgtgtgtgtgtgtgtgtgtgtgtgtgtgtgtgtgtgtgtgtgtgtgtgtgtgtgtgtgtgtgttctgtttgctggccccaatgagccgcatggggttatctggtctttgtggagactccagacattcgggagccaggtgtgggtgtaaaactgggttgctcatcagttaattgaggagtagatgttgaaatttagggtgcctgggacatgaagtctaaaatgactggtacacgACACTACagatgatagttttgctaccatcctccgttctcccacctcctgtacagtgtccagaagaatccccaggactgagctggccttcctgatcagcttgtaCAATATAttcctttctgcagtagagatgctgcttcACCATCAaaccacaccatagaatatggctgaggccaccacagagtcaaaaaggtcttcagtagctctccctGCACTCCAAAAGACTTTAGTCTCCTCAGCAGGAAGAGTCTGCTCTGCCCTTTCCTATAGATTGACTCAGTATTGTCTGTCCGTAAGAGTCCACTCTCACAATGTCCTTTCCCTAAATGTTCACTGGTGGTAATGAAGTTTGTTTGTGCCTACAGAAATCCACCACCATTTCTTTGGTTCTTTGGATACCAGTTGGAGTGCAAGaaggtagataaataaagtataaattatataaaaaagtatttaaaatatgaaaatatatgtgaaaaatatatgtatatacataaatgcatttttatgattgtccttaaagtgtccatgtgcagtatggtgtgtatagagtgtataaagtggcactgtgctgtgcaagtctagtgttaaagtgacagtccagagttaaagtgtctgtgcaaaaaagtgtgcagaaaaacagtgaagatagagggagaggtccagtactagaccCTGGGTGTTTCCTAGTGTAAACTCTGaatggcctgcaggaagaagcttctccttattctctctgtgtttgctttcaaggacgTGGAAGCGTTTCCCtaaacgcaacaaagaaaaaagtccattgttgggatggctgaggaATCTTCTGAGACCATTGTAAGACACCAGGTATCATGTTTGTGCGAATGGCCGAAAGTGAGGCCCCTGTATCCAGTGCTGCATCCACAGCTTTGTCACAAAGATTAACTTTAACAATAAATGGTGTATTCCAAAATGAAGAAGTACCGGCCTCCACATGACCAAGTATAAGTGGCTCAGTCAGGGACCTAAGACAAGGTTGAGGCACACTTATCTTCTGGAGGTAAGTTTGCCTATGTGAAACGTCCTCCCTTCCCTGGAGTTTGATTTCTGCCAAACAGAGCTTCGGTTTTGCTCACCTCTGTCCTTGTGGTCTGCAGCTTTTACATTCTCATCAGTGTTCCATGGCTCATTTGAAACTCGACTACTCTGTTAATCAGTGGTCGAAAAAGATTCAGCTTGAGCAGAGTTGCAGTTTGGACAGTTCTTAGATGTGAAGCTAGGTGTGGAATATTTGAAACAGTAAGTTTCATGTgcatgtctgtttttctgtaccGCTGGTTCATTACGACAGTCAGGACAGTTACTGTACTTTCAGGACTCAGctcggacttttggccatgtgtgtttgtttttgttccgtgtcacgtgtctgccccacctttgTTTACGCCTCCCCGTCTcgacacacctgttcctcattgtTTATTATGTCTATTTAACCGTGCAGTGTTTCCGATGGCAGCCCGGAATAATACGTCAGTGTTCGTTAGTGTTTTGTCCTGTATAGTTTTCGTCCTTGTTCCTgttgtaataatttattaaaacctatttatttgaagctatcctgtatatatgtgtcttcctcctcccggtTGTGACATACACGGTGCTCACGTGTGTTCTGTGGATTCTAGAATGGTCGCGCGCGTTCTGTATAAACTTACATCATAATCGACGGAATCTATTGCGAATTTCCTGCCAGCGCCTTGTTATGTAGATAAACAACATTTAACCCAATTGTATTTTTGATAGTAAAATGCTCTGCTGCCCACGTATGTGGCAGAAGGTAAGAAATAatggagagagagtgaaatatCGAAAAACTGATCATCTTTTTACCACTTTATCGtcaaatttaatgttttaacacCAGGTCCGTAGACAGCCTAttgagagggggagggggaggggaggATTGTTGTCCACTTTCCAAAAAGTGgacctttttgcagtttttctcctccttttgtatttaatgatgaggtccaaatacttcattttggtggacttttatgcactaatttgtgctggattagtTTGTCTGCTGGTATCTTTAAGAGCACGCTTTTTGATGCACCgaaattatttactgtattgttGTCAAatgtaccacctttgtcagtctatacacagttcataagtttaaagaccacactaacaacaggatagatttaataaactttactgaagtattaataacaattattttcatcatcatttcttgactTTCTGGCAATGCctctttgcttgttgctgtatttgtcttggCACTTATGGATTTAGTACCCTGGTCAGTTCCGATCTTCTTGGGTGCAAATATTACGTAACTAGTACGTCGTGTGTTCGCTTTGTAGACATCGTAAATCAATTAATATACTAATCATTCCAGATAATTTACCTCAAGTGGTCCGCTTTAAAGTTCTCAGAGGAATAAAGACGCGCACCGAAGGAGAGAAGCATTTCCATTGGCTCCAGTCTGCCGGTATTGGCCAATTGCACAGCCAATATCACTGAATatctatgttttattattataatcacgCTACGTTTATATGGACATTATATTATAGACTATTCAGtggataaaatatagaaatccttttattaaaaaagatatataaCCCCTCCCCCCATCATTCAGAGGCGATGCTTCACCGTGGCTTTGAAAAGTGTATTGCGAGAACTCTCTCTGAACTGCAcgcgcgacacacacacacacacacacacacacacacacacacacacacacacacacacacacacacacacacacacacacacacacacacacgtctagctacaataatgtatcatattactttgaaacagcaacccagaatatttgtcacaagcattaaaacaatgatgacaataatcacatgaaaaaaaaaaaacgacttcTGGACCTTTGGCAGTGAAGGGGGAACCCGAACCCCCCCTGCCTACGGGCTTGTAACATGACTTATTTTTATAGCCTAATGTCTTCTTGTCGCTGTTATGTCGCTTTTACTACTTACAACTCGTACACAGCAGAAGGTAATAACCATATCTCTCTTGTCTGTGTATTTTCTGTATGGAGTTGCCCGAGGTGGCTCATTTTAAGGCATCTACCTTGTCATAAAGGTAagatatatacattacagttgtGTACATGTCAGCTaacagcagcattatgggtaatgaaTTAGACCAGAGATTGTGTAGGCTTAGAGCCTTGAGCCTACAGCATCTGTTTATTCCTCAGCACCTCACAGACTTCTACGGAGATGTCTGAGTCTGGTGAGGAATCCCCAAAGAAGAAGCAGGGTGATGCAAAGAAAACCTTCAGTAGGGTAAGAACAAgattttttatacaatatatacacaaacaaacatcaacGTGTCTCTTATGTCACAATTTATCGCTTTTATAAATATCTTTCTGATGACcatgtgttttcatttattgTCTGTAGAGGACCAAGACAACTCCGTCAGTATCTGCGACAACTTCAGAAAGGTAAGCTACATTACAGACATGTGCATCTACAATATAATGAGATCAAACTCAAAAACATTATTAAGGCTCAGAGTCTTGTGTGACAAACAGCATCTGTTTTTTCCTCAGCACCTCACAGACGTCTACGGAGATGTGCAAGTCTGTTGAGGAATCCCGAAAGCAGGCCTTCTGGAGAAGAGTAAGAACGTCTTTAAATGTCACAATGTTTACAtgtcacaatttattgtgtCTCTGAGAATCATTctatttctgtttgtgttttcatgtgtAGGAGAAAATCGAAGTGCATCCTGCAGCAATTACAGAATGGTTTGTTTAAGCAAAAATTACACAGCTCCATGTTGACATCAGAAAAGTCTAAGAACTTTAGGTGTTTAGAGATAAATTGTGTAGACTAAGTGCCCAGATGTTAAAATTATAGTGGAATTCACCTTATGCTTACTGTAAAGACAAACAGCATTTGTTTATTCCTAAGCAGCTCAGAATCTTCAGAAGAGACCCCACAACTTGTCCCAATGAGACTGTTCGCGGGGTCCAGCCAAGTGAAAAACCTGAAGGGAAACACAAAGACCCAAAGCAGCGGCACTGAGAAAAGAGCAGAAAGGAAGGTGATCAGGGTGAAGCCAGCCCCAACACCTCCAGAGATGAAAAGTAAAGGGGTGAAAGAGGCCGAGGCACAGGTAGGTTTACCAGACTTAAATATGATCTCTGCAATGAAAGCAGAAATGAAGGACACAACATCTCATGGACAAGCTAAGAAGACTGCTGCAAATAAGGAGATCTCAAATGAGCTTAATGTGACAAAAGCAAAAGCGACGATGGACAATGTGAGGCCAAGCTCTATTCTCCCGACAatcacagaggaaaaaaagccaaaaatttTGTTAGAAAGCTTATTCCAGACCAGTGAAATAAGTAATGTAATGGAGGATGGGCAAAATATGAAGCTGCATAACCAAGCAtggaaggaggaaagaaagcAAATGAACCCAAACTACTGGGAGAACAGAATGAAAAAGGTCATCCAGGATCTGAACGAATTGGCCGTTTCTTCTGATGCACAAACGAAGAAAAGTGAACCCGATTCATATGAATTCAGGTGAGATGCAGACAAGTAAAATGTGGCAAAGGAggctttatattatttatattattttatggaGTTGAATTCTTTTATACAATGGAATGTTTTTACTACTTAATATCCAAACCTGCAAATCCACATATACAAGTAGTTCTTTATAAACTCTGTGCCTCTCTGTTTCAGTTCCAATATGATgccaaaaaagaagaaaaggcgCTCAATGAAAACTCACTCTAATGCAAAGAGCGAGAGTCCAGATGTTTCTGAACTAAACAGTGTTCATTTTTGCATCCCATTGCATCAAATGATCCCTGGCGGGTAAGACAGGATGATGTGTTAATCTTTCATTTAAGAATAAACTAATTCCAATCtgaattttaaagattttatgcACAGTAATATTTGCTACTGGAATGCATTAGCCTGTTAATGAACATATTAAAGAGCGCTAGTGTTCTTTGGTGAACATGAACGTGAATCTAACTTGTGGATCTGTTGGCAGGTTGCCTAATTTTGGTAGCAGCTGCTACATTAATGCAAGTCTGCAGTGTCTGCTCACAGCTGATGCTTTCTGCAAAGAGCTCGCCTGCCTGCTGGACAATTCTAACCAGAACAGAGATGACACATTCCTCAGGTATTAAGATTAcatattaatgtatatttataattgtaAATATAAGTTAAAAAAAGTTGATTTTGgcaaagaaaatgtgaaacGAGGACCGAGGTTAGAAATATGACTGAATGTTGAGCTTATAGGTAGTTTTCTGGGGATCTTTTGCAGATGTTTTGTTGAATTGTGGAGGGTGAGAAAGGGCTTTCAAGCTCAATATGGAATGGATAAACTCCTTATAGACCTCATTAATTCAGCTGCAGACAACAACCCTGAATTCACTGTCAACAAGCAGAATGTGAGTTCACCAACACACGCACTAAAACATGGAGAAGTAAACATTCGAgatattatttaatgtttatttctgtgtgtgtgtgtgtgtgtgtgtgtgtgtgtgtgtgtgtgtgtgtgtgtgtgtgtgtgtatgtgtaggatgCCCATGAATTCCTCTGCTACTGTTTGACCCAAATTGAGGAGTCTGGGCGAATGCAGGATTTGCAAGAGGATGGAAGCCCAGTCAAGAACAATTTCTCGTTCAAGATGAGGAACATCATAACATGCTCCAGGTACAAGACGTAACATACAGAGTTTGGAGTTTGTATATGATGCAGATGATGAGCAGATTTTTGAGCAGATTGAGAAAATTTTGCATTTTGCAGCTGTGGATCTCAGAAGAAAAATGAAGTGGAAGTGTTTAATCACCTCTCCCTGCCTCTAGTACACCACTCTGTGGACGAGTGCCTCTACCAAACAGTTAATGTGAGCTCTCAGCctgcttctctttcttttatACATCCATCAGTTTATATCAACACTGACCCTGTTGTATATGACTAATTTGTCTATTGTAGAAAACAACAGAGGTAGAGCGCAAGTGCACTAGGTGTGGAGCAGAACATGCCAGCTCAAGCTGGATGTTCCACACTCTGCCCAGGTAaggctgccacacacacacacacacacacacacacacacacacacacacacacacacacacacacaccgatggGTTAAAAGTGCTGTAAAAGGTGCCACCAGTGACTGCAGATCTTCAGCTCTAATACTTTTTCTAttacttttcatttcttttctctacAGGTTTCTGATTATTCAGCTGAACAGGTTCAAAATGCATAAATGTCACATAGTCCTCAAGCTGAATAATCCAATGGACATCCAACCTGAGCTGCAGATAGGAAACTGCCTTCCTCAATCAGACACACCCAGATCAAGTATGTTGTAAACAATAAATAGTCTAAGCTGTAATGCTTACAGCCAATATTAATCACATCCAGGTTAATTAAAGATGAGTTAATGTTATCTTTGTACCTTCCTTCTTCATGTAGAGAACAACAAAGCTGAGGCCagagagaaaggcagaaaaaacacgagcgagagagagacagaaacagtgaCGGATGAAGTGAGAAAGATAGGAAAGAGAGTTAGGAAGGAGGATTGTAGTGTGTACACTTGAattgtgtgtctatatgtgaccaatattgtgtgttgtgtgtgttgtttttaggTTGGACCAACCTCCACGTATCAGCTGATCAGTGTTCTGAGCCATGTGGGACTCTCAGCTGAATATGGTAAGATATAAAGACACACATAATATCACGTATCATTTAGTGAATTATTTAGGAAAACACATGTGACACACAAGGATGTATActgatccgtgtgtgtgtgtgtgtgtgtgtgtgtgtgtgtgtgtgtgtgtgtgtgtgtgtgtgtgtgtgtgtgtgtgtctttttcagGACATTATCTGTGTGATTGTTCCAGTGGCAGGCCTGAAGAGTGGATAACCTACAATGACCATCTGGTTACTGCAATCACAGAGGAGGATGTTTTAAGGTACAGGTCGTCTGACGCCTACGTGCTCCTCTATGAGAGACTGAGCACTGGATGAAGTCAGAAATCTGGAAGATGTGGCTGGGCTTGGAAAGGTGTTGGCACAAGTAAGAGGATGTGGCAACGAGCAGGGATGATGCAGAAGGGGGATTACAGAGCACTTTCTAGCAAACAAGCACCTCTGGCAATAACCCTTGTGGCCTAGTGGAGTAATCATTGTGAGTTAACTATGGAGAGCAGATCATGTTATCAATTCTCGGTGCAGCTCGGTAACTGCCAAGTAGCAGTACAGGAGGTGGTCCTGAACTCTAATGTTTCTTGTACAGAGGCCATGTATGATCTAACATCACAATCCAGTGTATCAAAGAAGATCAGCTTTTTCCTCgtctctggcttgctcattaaggattTAAATCTATTTCCGAACCTATTTGATGAACTGAGATGATGTTATTAAAATCTTGTGTTTTGCTTTAAGCCTATTTTAAGTCTTAAGCAAAAATTAAGCTTTTGCCGTCTATCTTAACAGCCGCATTTCATAGATAAAAAAAGATGATACATTTCACACAAGCTCATAAGACTATTCATTTGAACCATGGTTACATCTGAAACTAGCATTCATAGTTTTAATTTGAAAAGCTAAATTCTTTCTATTactatataatacataatatttcGATTCAATCCAAATTTAATTGCATACTGTAGCACTTTTATCAatgcattgtctcaaagcagctttacataaacataaacataaaacaaaaggttgatatgaagattaatattagatatacgTTAATATTTATACATCTATTCACCAGTGAACATGGAACACCTGTAACCATCTTGGACTTTTATGCAGAACAATCTTTAGAgcttacacagaatggtgcaaaagcaaagcaaaataaatagataaatcattttgaaaaagcatctcagaaacgtggcaattatttaaaaataattatttaaagcaCAATTTATAATCGATAAATTGTGCCATAACGTTCAACAAtcctgtgtttatgtttagaATCAATTATATATGAACATTTCatagcttttattttatcatttctttttgaATTACAGGAATATGCAGCCTTGATGTAATTTCATGGAGGAAATCAATGCAATATGTGCAATATGTTCTGCAACtaaactcgtgtgtgtgtgtgtgtgtgtgtgtgtgtgtgtgtgtgtgtgtgtgtgtgtgtgtgtgtgtatgtatgtatatatatataaaaccacagtatatatttacccttattcagttatatgtacatattactacaccttctgtataacctcatacccttatttattacactgtaaatttacacttgtaaataagccgtCTATGCACTTccggttagatgctaactgcatttcattggctctgtacatgtacctacaatgacaataaagttgaatctaatctaatctaatcctaatctaaacacagcaaaatgtatatatatatatatatatatatatatatatatatatatatatatatatatatatatatatatatatatatatatatacatttttgctgtgtttagatatatatatatatatattatataaaaacgtATTTTCTTGATTCATatgattgtattttatttatgtactgtagataGGTACAACATATCCAAGGTTTATTGTGAATGTTCAGACCACAATTAGCATCGTGCATGAAATTATTTAgtctt
Encoded proteins:
- the LOC113650560 gene encoding ubiquitin carboxyl-terminal hydrolase 37-like isoform X2, with the protein product MSESGEESPKKKQGDAKKTFSRRTKTTPSVSATTSESTSQTSTEMCKSVEESRKQAFWRREKIEVHPAAITECSESSEETPQLVPMRLFAGSSQVKNLKGNTKTQSSGTEKRAERKVIRVKPAPTPPEMKSKGVKEAEAQVGLPDLNMISAMKAEMKDTTSHGQAKKTAANKEISNELNVTKAKATMDNVRPSSILPTITEEKKPKILLESLFQTSEISNVMEDGQNMKLHNQAWKEERKQMNPNYWENRMKKVIQDLNELAVSSDAQTKKSEPDSYEFSSNMMPKKKKRRSMKTHSNAKSESPDVSELNSVHFCIPLHQMIPGGLPNFGSSCYINASLQCLLTADAFCKELACLLDNSNQNRDDTFLRCFVELWRVRKGFQAQYGMDKLLIDLINSAADNNPEFTVNKQNDAHEFLCYCLTQIEESGRMQDLQEDGSPVKNNFSFKMRNIITCSSCGSQKKNEVEVFNHLSLPLVHHSVDECLYQTVNKTTEVERKCTRCGAEHASSSWMFHTLPRFLIIQLNRFKMHKCHIVLKLNNPMDIQPELQIGNCLPQSDTPRSKNNKAEAREKGRKNTSERETETVTDEVGPTSTYQLISVLSHVGLSAEYGHYLCDCSSGRPEEWITYNDHLVTAITEEDVLRYRSSDAYVLLYERLSTG
- the LOC113650560 gene encoding ubiquitin carboxyl-terminal hydrolase 37-like isoform X1, which codes for MSESGEESPKKKQGDAKKTFSRRTKTTPSVSATTSESTSQTSTEMCKSVEESRKQAFWRREKIEVHPAAITECSSESSEETPQLVPMRLFAGSSQVKNLKGNTKTQSSGTEKRAERKVIRVKPAPTPPEMKSKGVKEAEAQVGLPDLNMISAMKAEMKDTTSHGQAKKTAANKEISNELNVTKAKATMDNVRPSSILPTITEEKKPKILLESLFQTSEISNVMEDGQNMKLHNQAWKEERKQMNPNYWENRMKKVIQDLNELAVSSDAQTKKSEPDSYEFSSNMMPKKKKRRSMKTHSNAKSESPDVSELNSVHFCIPLHQMIPGGLPNFGSSCYINASLQCLLTADAFCKELACLLDNSNQNRDDTFLRCFVELWRVRKGFQAQYGMDKLLIDLINSAADNNPEFTVNKQNDAHEFLCYCLTQIEESGRMQDLQEDGSPVKNNFSFKMRNIITCSSCGSQKKNEVEVFNHLSLPLVHHSVDECLYQTVNKTTEVERKCTRCGAEHASSSWMFHTLPRFLIIQLNRFKMHKCHIVLKLNNPMDIQPELQIGNCLPQSDTPRSKNNKAEAREKGRKNTSERETETVTDEVGPTSTYQLISVLSHVGLSAEYGHYLCDCSSGRPEEWITYNDHLVTAITEEDVLRYRSSDAYVLLYERLSTG